One window of the Amycolatopsis mediterranei genome contains the following:
- a CDS encoding pentapeptide repeat-containing protein has translation MLETGEDYREAVLSGQWWEKRRFTGCDFTGADLSGLRTRGCTFDDCVFSRADLSRSRHDASAFRSCTFDRTVLAESRWTACSLLGTSFTDSGFGGIALTECDLSLASLAKARLRKLGLSGLRLREANLMEADLTGADLRGSDLTGARLQGAKLEGADLRGARLDANALVQADLRGAEVDVETAIAFAAAHGLVIR, from the coding sequence GTGCTGGAGACGGGGGAGGACTACCGCGAAGCGGTGTTGTCCGGGCAGTGGTGGGAAAAGCGCCGGTTCACCGGGTGCGACTTCACCGGCGCGGACCTGAGCGGGCTGCGGACGCGCGGCTGCACCTTCGACGACTGCGTGTTCAGCCGGGCCGACCTGTCGCGCTCCCGGCACGACGCGTCGGCGTTCCGCTCGTGCACCTTCGACCGGACGGTGCTCGCCGAAAGCCGCTGGACGGCGTGCTCGCTGCTCGGCACGTCGTTCACCGACAGCGGGTTCGGCGGCATCGCGCTCACCGAGTGCGACCTCTCGCTCGCGTCGCTGGCGAAGGCGCGGCTGCGCAAGCTCGGGCTCTCCGGCCTGCGGCTGCGGGAAGCCAACCTGATGGAAGCCGACCTCACCGGCGCCGACCTGCGCGGCAGTGACCTGACCGGCGCCCGGCTGCAGGGCGCGAAGCTCGAGGGCGCCGACCTGCGCGGGGCGCGGCTCGACGCGAACGCCCTGGTCCAGGCCGATCTGCGGGGCGCGGAGGTCGACGTCGAAACGGCGATCGCCTTCGCCGCCGCGCACGGGCTCGTCATCCGCTGA
- a CDS encoding GNAT family N-acetyltransferase produces MELTDARPEDCAELLVLQRCCWVQEAVLNDTLAIPALHETLEDVRDWTKTWSVWVLRQDHRLIGAVRARLDGDRWELGRLMVAPDFAGRGLGRRLLAHAEAQAPAEARRFALFTGARSTRNIALYQRAGYRLTDAPAPDGHIAGAVYLEKNVTLREKPGPAA; encoded by the coding sequence GTGGAGCTCACCGACGCCCGCCCCGAAGACTGCGCCGAACTGCTGGTCCTCCAGCGCTGCTGCTGGGTGCAGGAGGCCGTCCTCAACGACACCCTCGCCATCCCCGCCCTGCACGAGACCCTCGAAGACGTGCGTGACTGGACGAAAACGTGGTCGGTGTGGGTGCTGCGGCAGGACCACCGGCTGATCGGCGCCGTGCGCGCCCGTCTGGACGGGGACCGCTGGGAACTCGGCAGGCTGATGGTCGCACCGGACTTCGCCGGGCGCGGACTGGGTCGCCGGCTGCTCGCCCACGCCGAAGCGCAGGCGCCCGCGGAAGCCCGCCGGTTCGCCCTCTTCACCGGGGCGCGCAGTACCCGCAACATCGCGCTGTACCAACGGGCCGGCTACCGGCTCACCGACGCGCCGGCGCCCGACGGCCACATCGCCGGGGCGGTCTACCTGGAGAAGAACGTCACGCTGCGCGAAAAACCCGGTCCGGCCGCCTGA
- a CDS encoding class I SAM-dependent methyltransferase: MPDQHYTDAGLASLYDAMNPRESSGDFEFYLPMIMAAESVLDVGCGTGSLLHWARESGHEGRLVGLDPAEGMLVQARRRDDIEWVHGDLSTASWAGEFDFAVMTGHAFQVLLTDDELRTAFSAVFRALRPGGRFGFDTRNPAARGWERWTPDNVWETGEVRSWNDAGPFENGYVSFRTTYESPNWDAPRYSESTLRFLDVPSLNGFVEEAGLVVDEQYGYWDRSPVSDTSPEIVTIVRRPLTGSPVTSP; this comes from the coding sequence ATGCCCGACCAGCACTACACCGACGCCGGCCTCGCCTCGCTCTACGACGCGATGAACCCGCGGGAGAGCAGCGGCGACTTCGAGTTCTACCTGCCGATGATCATGGCCGCCGAGTCCGTCCTCGACGTCGGGTGCGGCACCGGTTCCCTGCTGCACTGGGCGCGCGAGTCCGGCCACGAAGGACGGCTCGTCGGCCTCGACCCCGCCGAAGGCATGCTCGTCCAGGCCCGCCGCCGGGACGACATCGAGTGGGTCCACGGCGATTTGTCGACCGCCTCCTGGGCCGGCGAGTTCGACTTCGCGGTGATGACCGGGCACGCGTTCCAGGTGCTGCTGACCGACGACGAGCTGCGCACGGCGTTCTCGGCCGTTTTCCGCGCGCTGCGCCCCGGCGGCCGGTTCGGCTTCGACACGCGCAACCCGGCCGCCCGCGGCTGGGAACGCTGGACACCGGACAACGTCTGGGAAACCGGCGAGGTCCGCTCGTGGAACGACGCCGGGCCGTTCGAGAACGGGTACGTCAGCTTCCGGACGACGTACGAAAGCCCGAACTGGGACGCGCCGCGGTACAGCGAGAGCACGTTGCGCTTCCTCGACGTCCCCTCGCTGAACGGGTTCGTCGAGGAAGCCGGGCTGGTCGTCGACGAGCAGTACGGCTACTGGGACCGTTCGCCGGTGTCGGACACCAGCCCGGAAATCGTCACGATCGTCCGGCGCCCCCTCACCGGAAGTCCCGTGACTTCGCCTTGA
- a CDS encoding HD domain-containing protein, translating to MNLRHALDAPGFAPLPPRARTLLETLAAPPRLGAHLRVVHDVVVTLTGWVGPRVDVPAVLFGAATHDIGKILHPNELSGPGSAHELAGYSLLRSRGVEESLARFARTHGSWDAADVTFEDLLVTLADKVWKGKRLPELEQRVAERLDGPPWETFLALDDELERIASGADARLAFQAAYPTSG from the coding sequence GTGAACCTGCGTCACGCGCTCGACGCCCCGGGATTCGCCCCGCTGCCGCCCCGGGCGCGGACTTTGCTGGAGACACTGGCCGCGCCGCCCCGATTGGGCGCGCACCTGCGGGTGGTGCACGACGTCGTGGTCACGCTGACCGGGTGGGTGGGGCCGCGGGTGGACGTCCCCGCGGTGCTGTTCGGTGCGGCGACGCACGACATCGGGAAGATCCTGCATCCCAACGAGCTGTCCGGGCCGGGATCGGCGCACGAGCTCGCCGGGTACTCGTTGCTGCGTTCGCGGGGGGTCGAGGAGTCTTTGGCGCGCTTCGCGCGGACGCACGGCTCTTGGGACGCTGCCGACGTCACCTTCGAAGATCTGCTCGTCACGCTGGCGGACAAGGTGTGGAAGGGAAAGCGGCTGCCGGAGCTGGAGCAGCGGGTCGCCGAGCGGCTCGATGGGCCGCCTTGGGAGACCTTTCTGGCCCTCGACGACGAGCTCGAGCGGATCGCTTCCGGTGCCGACGCGCGCTTGGCTTTCCAAGCCGCGTACCCCACTAGTGGGTGA
- a CDS encoding error-prone DNA polymerase, translated as MGWNNPPVRWKDLARTLAGGMPPGDHGDSPAWGRHREGYQRPGDLPARRNDDGAETVRVPYAELHCHSNFSFLDGASHPEELVEEAARLELDAIALTDHDGMYGVVRFAEAARELGVDTVFGTELSFGLRSPQNGVPDPEGEHLLLLARGDQGYRALCRAITAGQIHHQAEKGRPSYDLGAVAEEVAGQCVVLTGCRKGAVRSALVAHGPAAAAEKLKELVDRFGRDNVYVELTDHRQPLDSTHNDLLTQLAGELGLPTVATTAAHYARPERAPLADALAAIRARRGIDELEGWLPAAGTAFLRSGAEMDALFRRYPGAVRRSALLGMECAFPLKLIAPELPPFDVPEGYTETTYLRELTKEGAEERFQGKPHEEQAKEQIKHELAIIEELGFPGYFLIVWDIVRFCREHDILCQGRGSAANSAVCYALGITKVDSVAYELLFERFLAPDRDGYPDIDLDIESDRREEAIQYVFEKHGRLRTAQVANVITYRARSAVRDAARALGYSPGQQDAWSKQIDRWGSLQNTEKDHDHDIPDEVLQLAFALEDFPRHLGIHSGGMVMCAEPVSQVVPVEWARMADRSVIQWEKEDCAAAGLVKFDLLGLGMLSALHYMIDLVAEYKDEQVDLAELDLADEKIYDMLCRADAIGVFQVESRAQLATLPRLQPREFYDLAVEVALIRPGPIQGGSVHPYIRRKQGREEWTYDHPLLERALHKTKGVPLFQEQMMQIALDVANFTAAEADQLRHAMGSKRSDRKMDLLRQRFLEGAAANGVDDELAQKIFLKLKAFANFGFPESHALSFAHLVFSSAYFKFYHPDAFLAGLLRAQPMGFYSPQSLVADARRHGVTVHGPDINRSLPHATLEALPDKGKLHAVRTGLSTVRKIGEDLAKRIVAERAENGDYRDMADVARRVRLTTPQIEALATAGAFAGFGGDRRQALWTAGAVAGERPERLPGLVGSPAPVLPGMDGLDVAAADVWATGVSPDSYPTEFIRDRLDELGVVPAGGLADLDDGARVLIGGAVTHRQRPATAGGVTFLNIEDETGMINVICTLGLWQRYHRVARSSPALLIRGVVEKADGVVSVLAHRIEPLPMRIKAKSRDFR; from the coding sequence ATGGGCTGGAACAACCCACCCGTCCGCTGGAAGGACCTCGCCCGCACTCTCGCCGGCGGGATGCCGCCGGGCGACCACGGTGACAGTCCCGCCTGGGGCCGTCACCGCGAGGGATACCAAAGACCCGGCGACCTTCCCGCCCGGCGCAACGATGATGGCGCCGAAACCGTCCGCGTTCCCTACGCCGAACTGCACTGCCACTCCAACTTCAGCTTCCTCGACGGGGCCAGCCACCCCGAAGAACTCGTCGAAGAGGCCGCGCGCCTCGAACTCGACGCCATCGCCCTCACCGACCACGACGGCATGTACGGCGTCGTGCGCTTTGCCGAGGCCGCGCGGGAACTCGGCGTCGACACCGTCTTCGGCACCGAGCTCAGCTTCGGCCTGCGCAGCCCGCAGAACGGCGTTCCCGATCCGGAAGGCGAGCACCTCCTCCTGCTCGCCCGCGGCGACCAGGGCTACCGGGCCCTCTGCCGCGCCATCACCGCCGGGCAGATCCACCACCAGGCCGAAAAGGGACGGCCCAGCTACGACCTCGGCGCGGTCGCCGAGGAGGTCGCCGGCCAGTGCGTGGTGCTGACGGGCTGCCGCAAGGGCGCCGTGCGTTCGGCCCTCGTCGCGCACGGCCCGGCGGCCGCCGCGGAGAAGCTGAAAGAACTGGTGGACCGCTTCGGGCGCGACAACGTCTACGTCGAGCTCACCGACCATCGCCAGCCCCTCGACAGCACCCACAACGACCTCCTGACGCAGCTCGCCGGCGAACTCGGCCTGCCGACCGTCGCCACCACCGCCGCCCACTACGCGCGGCCCGAACGTGCCCCGCTGGCCGATGCTCTCGCCGCGATCCGGGCCCGGCGGGGGATCGACGAACTCGAAGGCTGGCTGCCCGCCGCCGGGACAGCCTTCCTCCGCAGCGGCGCCGAAATGGACGCCCTGTTCCGGCGGTACCCCGGCGCCGTCCGGCGCAGTGCCCTGCTCGGCATGGAATGCGCGTTCCCGCTGAAGCTGATCGCCCCCGAGCTGCCGCCCTTCGACGTCCCCGAGGGCTACACCGAAACGACCTACCTCCGCGAGCTGACGAAGGAAGGCGCCGAGGAGCGTTTCCAGGGCAAGCCACACGAAGAACAGGCGAAGGAACAGATCAAGCACGAGCTCGCCATCATCGAAGAACTCGGCTTCCCCGGCTACTTCCTCATCGTCTGGGACATCGTCCGGTTCTGCCGCGAGCACGACATCCTGTGCCAGGGCCGCGGCTCGGCCGCGAACTCGGCCGTCTGCTACGCGCTCGGCATCACCAAGGTCGACTCCGTCGCCTACGAACTGCTCTTCGAGCGCTTCCTCGCCCCGGACCGGGACGGCTACCCCGACATCGACCTCGACATCGAGTCCGACCGCCGCGAGGAGGCCATCCAGTACGTCTTCGAGAAACACGGCCGCCTCAGAACCGCCCAGGTCGCGAACGTGATCACCTACCGCGCCCGGTCCGCCGTCCGCGACGCCGCCAGGGCACTGGGCTACTCGCCGGGCCAGCAGGACGCCTGGAGCAAGCAGATCGACCGCTGGGGCTCGCTGCAGAACACCGAAAAGGACCACGACCACGACATCCCGGACGAGGTCCTGCAGCTCGCCTTCGCGCTCGAGGACTTCCCGCGGCACCTGGGCATCCACTCCGGCGGCATGGTCATGTGCGCCGAGCCGGTGAGCCAGGTCGTCCCGGTCGAGTGGGCGCGGATGGCCGACCGCAGCGTGATCCAGTGGGAGAAGGAGGACTGCGCCGCCGCCGGGCTGGTCAAGTTCGACCTGCTCGGCCTCGGCATGCTGTCCGCGCTGCACTACATGATCGACCTCGTCGCGGAGTACAAAGACGAACAGGTCGACCTGGCCGAGCTCGACCTGGCCGACGAGAAGATCTACGACATGCTGTGCCGCGCCGACGCGATCGGCGTCTTCCAGGTGGAGAGCCGGGCGCAGCTGGCGACGCTGCCGCGGCTGCAGCCCCGCGAGTTCTACGACCTCGCCGTCGAAGTCGCCCTGATCCGGCCGGGCCCGATCCAGGGCGGCTCGGTGCACCCGTACATCCGCCGCAAGCAGGGCCGCGAGGAGTGGACCTACGACCACCCGCTGCTGGAGAGGGCGCTGCACAAGACCAAGGGCGTGCCGCTGTTCCAGGAGCAGATGATGCAGATCGCGCTGGACGTCGCGAACTTCACCGCGGCCGAGGCCGACCAGCTGCGGCACGCGATGGGGTCGAAGCGGTCGGACCGGAAGATGGACCTGCTGCGGCAGCGGTTCCTCGAGGGCGCCGCCGCGAACGGGGTCGATGACGAGCTCGCGCAGAAGATCTTCCTGAAGCTCAAGGCGTTCGCGAACTTCGGCTTCCCGGAGAGCCACGCGCTGAGCTTCGCGCACCTGGTCTTTTCCAGCGCCTACTTCAAGTTCTACCACCCGGACGCGTTCCTGGCGGGCCTGCTGCGCGCGCAGCCGATGGGGTTCTACTCACCGCAGTCGCTGGTCGCCGACGCGCGGCGCCACGGCGTCACCGTGCACGGCCCGGACATCAACCGAAGCCTGCCGCACGCGACCCTGGAAGCCTTGCCGGACAAGGGAAAGCTCCACGCCGTACGAACCGGGCTGAGCACCGTGCGCAAGATCGGGGAAGACCTCGCGAAGCGGATCGTCGCCGAGCGCGCGGAGAACGGCGACTACCGCGACATGGCCGACGTCGCTCGTCGCGTGCGGCTGACCACGCCCCAGATCGAGGCGCTGGCCACGGCCGGTGCGTTCGCCGGATTCGGCGGCGATCGCCGTCAGGCGCTGTGGACCGCGGGCGCCGTCGCCGGCGAACGCCCGGAGCGGTTGCCCGGCCTGGTCGGCTCACCGGCGCCGGTGCTGCCTGGGATGGACGGGCTCGACGTCGCGGCGGCGGACGTCTGGGCCACCGGCGTGTCGCCGGACAGCTACCCGACCGAGTTCATCCGCGACCGCCTCGACGAACTCGGCGTCGTGCCGGCGGGCGGCTTGGCGGACCTCGACGACGGCGCGCGCGTGCTGATCGGCGGCGCGGTCACGCACCGGCAGCGCCCCGCGACCGCGGGCGGTGTCACCTTCCTCAACATCGAGGACGAAACAGGGATGATCAACGTGATCTGCACGCTCGGGCTCTGGCAGCGCTACCACCGCGTCGCGCGCAGCAGCCCGGCGCTGCTGATCCGCGGGGTGGTGGAGAAGGCCGACGGCGTGGTCAGCGTCCTCGCCCACCGCATCGAGCCGCTGCCGATGCGGATCAAGGCGAAGTCACGGGACTTCCGGTGA